The Bryobacteraceae bacterium genome includes a window with the following:
- the yidJ gene encoding sulfatase/phosphatase, whose translation MNRRHFLASPLASLPVQAAQAQPPNPAQPRRPNVIWFFGDQHRAQTLSISGDPNVSTPNIDNLATTGVQFTHALAGFPLCCPFRGSLLTGRYPHHCVPGHEYPLPENQPTIAQPFREAGYHTAYFGKWHLGGWKERDGRAAHFITDPRRRGGFDTWVGYENNNSQYDCWVHGGEGKDAFHYRLPGYETDALTDLLIRYVKEQAAAQRAGAGKPFFAVCSVQPPHDPYIAPPEYARRRAPASIRFRPNVPDIASVRSLAARELAGYSAMVENLDFNLGRVIQTLHEEGLYFDTHIVFFSDHGDMLGSHGLFRKTNPFEESIRIPFFIGGGQPAYEGRITGRWPVLLNAPDIAPTTLGLCGIRPPAWMEGKDLSAFRLRPPGAPEPSLPDSAYLQCVVPTGHNDSINKAYRGLVTRDGWKYVCFENTSWLLFNLNEDPYEQVNLAHNNRFRAERRKLIARLRQWVADTGDRFAVPDD comes from the coding sequence ATGAACCGCCGCCATTTCCTCGCCTCGCCTCTCGCTTCTCTGCCGGTCCAGGCCGCTCAGGCTCAGCCTCCGAATCCCGCCCAGCCCCGCCGCCCCAACGTCATCTGGTTTTTCGGCGATCAGCACCGCGCCCAGACGCTCTCCATCTCCGGCGATCCCAACGTCAGCACGCCGAACATCGACAACCTCGCCACCACCGGCGTGCAGTTCACTCATGCCCTCGCCGGATTCCCGCTCTGCTGCCCCTTCCGCGGCTCGCTCCTCACCGGCCGCTACCCGCACCATTGCGTGCCCGGCCATGAATACCCGCTTCCCGAGAACCAGCCCACCATCGCCCAGCCCTTCCGCGAAGCCGGCTATCACACCGCATACTTCGGCAAGTGGCACCTCGGCGGGTGGAAGGAGCGCGACGGCCGCGCCGCGCACTTCATCACCGACCCCCGCCGCCGCGGCGGTTTTGACACCTGGGTCGGCTACGAGAACAACAACTCGCAGTACGACTGCTGGGTCCACGGCGGCGAAGGCAAAGACGCCTTCCACTACCGCCTGCCCGGCTATGAGACCGACGCCCTCACCGATCTGCTCATCCGCTACGTGAAAGAACAGGCCGCCGCCCAGCGCGCCGGTGCGGGCAAGCCCTTCTTCGCCGTGTGCTCGGTGCAGCCGCCGCACGATCCCTACATCGCGCCTCCCGAGTACGCCCGGAGGCGCGCGCCGGCCTCCATCCGCTTCCGCCCCAACGTGCCCGACATCGCGTCGGTGCGCAGCCTCGCCGCCCGCGAGCTCGCCGGCTATTCGGCGATGGTCGAAAACCTCGACTTCAACCTCGGCCGCGTCATCCAGACCCTGCACGAGGAAGGCCTCTATTTCGACACCCACATCGTTTTCTTCTCCGATCACGGCGACATGCTCGGCTCCCACGGCCTGTTCCGGAAAACCAATCCATTCGAAGAATCCATCCGCATCCCGTTCTTCATCGGCGGCGGCCAGCCGGCATACGAGGGCCGGATCACCGGACGCTGGCCTGTCCTGCTCAATGCGCCCGATATCGCGCCCACCACCCTGGGCCTCTGCGGCATCCGCCCGCCCGCGTGGATGGAGGGCAAGGATCTCTCCGCCTTTCGCCTGAGGCCGCCCGGCGCGCCCGAGCCCAGCCTGCCCGACTCGGCGTATCTGCAATGCGTCGTCCCGACAGGACACAACGACTCCATCAACAAGGCCTACCGCGGCCTCGTCACGCGCGATGGCTGGAAATACGTCTGCTTCGAAAACACGAGCTGGCTCCTGTTCAATCTGAACGAAGACCCATACGAACAGGTGAACCTCGCCCACAACAACCGCTTCCGTGCGGAACGGCGCAAACTCATCGCACGGCTCAGGCAATGGGTGGCGGACACCGGAGACAGGTTCGCCGTGCCGGACGATTAA